One genomic segment of Pseudomonadota bacterium includes these proteins:
- a CDS encoding diheme cytochrome c-553 — protein sequence MSSLKMFVRIALVVVASFARGAAPPAATAVSEVLARGKYLVTITGCNDCHTPLKMTPAGPAPDMDRMLSGHPEQLEMPAAPVLPAGPWLVSVGATNTAWSGPWGVTFTANLTPDRETGLGKWNVRTFTDTIRTGRHLGRGREILPPMPIPMYKHFTDSDLAAIFSYLQSIPAVKNKVPEPRPPATLAAANP from the coding sequence GTGAGTTCGTTGAAGATGTTCGTGAGAATCGCGCTGGTGGTCGTCGCTTCGTTCGCGCGCGGCGCGGCGCCGCCAGCCGCCACCGCCGTCAGCGAAGTGCTGGCGCGCGGCAAATACCTGGTCACCATCACCGGCTGCAATGACTGCCACACGCCGCTCAAGATGACGCCGGCCGGGCCGGCGCCCGACATGGATCGCATGTTGTCGGGACATCCCGAGCAGCTCGAGATGCCCGCCGCGCCGGTGCTGCCGGCCGGCCCGTGGCTGGTGAGTGTGGGGGCGACCAACACCGCGTGGTCCGGCCCCTGGGGCGTGACCTTCACCGCGAATCTCACGCCGGACCGCGAGACCGGGCTCGGCAAATGGAACGTGCGCACCTTTACCGACACGATTCGCACCGGCCGGCACCTGGGGCGCGGCCGCGAGATCCTGCCGCCGATGCCGATCCCGATGTACAAACACTTCACCGACTCGGACCTGGCGGCGATCTTCAGCTACCTGCAGTCGATTCCGGCGGTGAAGAACAAGGTCCCTGAGCCGCGCCCGCCGGCGACGCTCGCGGCCGCGAATCCCTGA
- a CDS encoding NmrA/HSCARG family protein codes for MSKPIITVFGATGVQGGGLARALLADPYRHFAVRAVTRRPDSAAATALRFAGAEVVLADLDDGCSVLRALEGAYGAFFVTNFWEHFSAAKELTQAHHIAAAAAQAGVRHAVWSTLEDTRDFLPADGRRMPVLQDRFNVPHFDAKGEAHRFFAQQRVPVTYLYTSCYWENLIHFGMGPQRQANGSLAVTFPTGDARIPWIGAADIGSAAREIFLEGEALVGESIGIAGEHLSGAELAAGLSAALGERVNYNAVTPEEFRAFDFPGADELGNMWQFKRDFAAAYCARRDLARARALHPGIANFATWLAANKQRIPLARAA; via the coding sequence GTGTCCAAACCCATCATCACGGTCTTCGGCGCCACCGGCGTGCAGGGTGGGGGACTGGCGCGGGCGCTGCTGGCGGATCCGTACCGCCATTTCGCGGTGCGCGCGGTCACCCGCCGGCCCGACTCCGCGGCCGCGACGGCGCTGCGCTTCGCCGGCGCGGAAGTCGTGCTGGCGGATCTCGATGACGGCTGCAGTGTGCTGCGCGCGCTGGAAGGTGCGTACGGGGCGTTCTTCGTCACGAATTTCTGGGAGCATTTCTCCGCCGCGAAGGAGCTGACTCAGGCGCATCACATCGCCGCGGCGGCCGCGCAGGCCGGCGTGCGCCATGCCGTCTGGTCGACGCTCGAGGACACGCGCGATTTCCTGCCGGCCGATGGCCGCCGCATGCCGGTGCTGCAGGACCGGTTCAATGTGCCGCATTTCGATGCGAAGGGTGAAGCGCATCGGTTCTTCGCGCAGCAGCGCGTGCCGGTCACGTATCTGTACACGTCCTGTTACTGGGAAAACCTCATTCACTTCGGCATGGGCCCGCAGCGCCAGGCGAATGGCTCGCTAGCGGTGACCTTTCCGACCGGCGACGCGCGTATTCCGTGGATCGGCGCCGCCGACATCGGTAGCGCGGCGCGGGAAATCTTTCTCGAAGGCGAAGCGCTGGTCGGCGAATCGATCGGCATCGCGGGCGAACATCTCTCTGGGGCCGAGCTCGCGGCCGGTTTGAGCGCCGCGCTCGGCGAACGCGTGAACTACAACGCCGTTACGCCGGAGGAATTCCGCGCCTTCGATTTTCCCGGTGCGGATGAGCTCGGCAACATGTGGCAGTTCAAGCGTGATTTCGCAGCGGCGTACTGCGCGCGGCGCGATCTCGCGCGTGCCCGCGCATTGCATCCTGGAATCGCCAACTTCGCGACGTGGCTGGCGGCTAACAAGCAGCGGATCCCGCTCGCGCGCGCGGCCTGA